Within Mytilus edulis chromosome 10, xbMytEdul2.2, whole genome shotgun sequence, the genomic segment gtcatgtcagggcctttttCAGAGGACAAATGATGaactaaaataatgaaaaacaactgttcaTTAAATagaattattacattggttgcaatgaattacattgatttcagTGAATAAAAACCAATAATTTCACACGTGAAATAAATCTGGTTATTTCACTACTCTGACGTCATACACAATAGGGGTTGTCATGatgtcggatcaaaacaaattgtgaatgcttAGAAAAAGATATAATTccttacattttttaatttagtttcagAAAGAAaaccatttgccaatgtaataaaaagaacaaccaatcaaagaatttaaatatcaaaacatattCAACTCATGACTGAACAACACTGACAATTAACTCATGCACTATGCGCATTCATATGCATGAATTAACTTGTTGTTCAGTTActctttgaatatttttctctatttgaattcttcgattagttattctataaataataaACAGGTAAGGGTAAAATactaagaattagagaaatgtaTATGTAGAACAGGTTAAATACTTAAATCTTGTTAAGGAAAAGAGATATTAGTTCCATctacatatacaatgtaaatgTTTCAATACATGTACTTACCCTACATTTAGGATCCCAGCCAACAATGACCCCTCTGTAACCCCAGATTTTATGTCGTATCACCTGACCTATTCTGTATTTCACATTAGGAGGTCTTGGACTTCTGGGTTGTGTAGAAGCTGAAAATTGAcgcataaaaaacaataaaaaacctTATAAttctttttcaaatcaatttgttTACATCTGCTAGATGTcactttttattttacttttatttgcaTTATTACAGGTAATGAGTAACCTGTTAAGaagaataaaaggagatgtggggtgTAAATATGTCACATAGTACATCAACAAGACAGCTATATAACAACACAAAGTAAAACTACCTAAACCTCTATCATAatcagtaaatataaaaaaaatacctgcaAAATGTCCTTCTGGATCTTTATATTTCAACACTTCTAATGCTGGAGATTCTCCCTGGGGGTCATCCAGAGAAGGGTCATCTGACTCCGATAGTGAAGAGACAGAATTGAGAAGATCTGTACACCATCGTTTCCAGGTCTTCCATGATAAATATTTCTCTTGGAACACAGATGCATCATTCACTAAGCTAGAATATTTAAACAAAGCATATGTTTATTTCTTCAATGCATCTTAAGATTTTAACAATAACAATTTTTTGAAAGCATACATGTTTATCCATTTCCAGTATGACCATCTCTTCATGCTATACTcaactgtacatgtatatttccagattttggttctgtttattttttctatggCTTACAGTTTTCTATTTACAAGCGCTGCTGCAACAGTGAACCTGAAgttcttaaatacattttttacttaGATTCTGTCTTGCAGGCAAACAATTAATGTATTTGTAAAACGCCTTGTGAATCCTAACTGACTAATATATGATTCTATGATCTTTGAGGATTTACTTGTATTCTATATGAAAGCTTCCGTCAGCCAGCATATTCCTGTCAGACAACTACATGTGATAAGGTGATTCTGCTTATCTGAAGCCTACATGTATGTCCACCATGTCCGCATGTCCAGGACAATTGGACAATAGGTTATGTCAAGCCCTGCTTGTAGTGTACATTAAACTTAATTTCAACAGCATAAATATAatcacaaattttaattttaatcaaaagATTTTGTTGTTTCTGCTTTTCCAGTGGTATCTTTTTATTGGCAGTCTAAATACTTTCCAATATATGATTGaaattttaatcttttaaaataaaagccCCCTCTTCTTTTACCGGCCTTTTATTCAAAACAACCCCCTTTTTGATGTAGCCAATACGTATTTCAATAGGAATGAATACAGTATTCTTCTTACTTTCTTAAAGCATAGCTTCTCTGTGAATCTGTTGTAGACATGAATTTAGTAAACAAATATTGTGCTGGTACTGCCATTAACAGTAGTCCTAGCTGTATTGCTGCGCGACGATCTACTGGCATAGTCTTTTAGTTCTTCCTCTGATAAATACATCTGCGAATAAAATCATATTCTTAAATCAAATAagttaaatgtttatttgacgctccaataaaaaggccaaataatgtacgatattgtaaatataagaggagaacaacgacacaacattaaaatgttagtAGTTAttatgttacacacacagaaacgatctaagcattagacaaaatcaaatgagaataacaaatataacatcaaaactaaatacaatgaattttggatagaaaagtactgtgacacgtcttaAACTGATAATCCTTGTCTATTAAGATGGGACATGGTTGGAGTCAAGTTAACCTGCACAAGCATGTttggaactcacaacctcagtgttgactggctagtgataacagtagtaactacttagaccactcggccacagtacttctacttctactatatcatgtatataatgaCCGCCTTCAACACGTTGAAGTTTACGTCACTTGTACTGCGCATTGCTTTGTGAAGACATATATACAGtgaaatataacaaatttgtgataataaacaaaacaaaatttttttacaTAGTGGTAgtgcatatttttaatttattatttttaaatattaagataaaactatttacacataATTAATTTACTGACTGTAGGTGTAGTTTGAGACAACTACTTTGAACGACTCTATAGAGTCGCTCATCACAATACTCAAGGGAAGGCTGTTCCAGCTTTTAATTGTGCATGGGAAAAATAATTGTTGTCTTATTTGTGTTCTGCAGGATGGAATTTGGTATGAGAGTGTGTGCATGTTCCTGGACTGTGTGAGCCGTTGAATAAGTCTGTCTGTTTTTGTTATTGCAATGAGATGATATGTGATTTTATAGAACATGACCAGGCGTGCATCTGTTCTTCTCTCCATTTAAAATGACCTATCATGTCACTAACGCTTGAGGTGTTTCTGTGTCGGTTAGTGACATATCTAGTAGCCTTTCTTTGTactttttctattttgttaataTTCTCAGTAAAGTAAGGGTCCCAAACTGAACAGGCATATTCTAGTGATGGTCTGACTAAAGATTTATATGCCTGTTCCTTTACTGAGGTGGAACTGATGTTAAGATTCCTTCGAAGAACGCCTAGTGTGCTGTTGGCTTTATTGCAGATATTGTTTATGTGACTGTCCCATTTTAAGTCTGATTGAATTGTCACACCTAGGTATTTTGCCTTATCGACATGTTCAAGAATGTGGCCATGTAAAGTGTAATTATATACAAACGGATTTTTAATTCGGCTGATGGACATGACATTACACTTGTCAGGATGGAAAGCCATTTTCCATGTATTTTCCCAAATGCCTAGTGTGTTGAGGTCTTTTTGAAGGGTTTCGCAATCACTGTTTGATTTTATTACCAGATATGCAATGGTGTCGTCTGCAAATAGGTGTATGGTGGAATTTAGTCCAACTGGTATGTcattaatgtaaaataaaaacagactTGGGCCCAGAACAGATCCTTGAGGCACTCCGGACTTTACAGGGACATAGCCTGAAGTCTCACCCTCTAGGATAACTGCTTGGGTACGACATGATAAGAAGCCCTGTATCCATGCATTTGTTTTCCCCTGTATCCcataatatttaaatttgtgtgTTAACAAGTTATGACTGACTTTATCAAAAGCTTTGGAGAAGTCCATTATAAGTACATCTGTTTGTTTCGAGTTTTCCATATTTTTAGTGACATCATCTACAAATTCCAAAAGTTGAGTTTTACAAGATCTGTTTTTTTGAAAGCCGTGTTGTAGGGGATACAGGATGTTATGTTTGTCTGCGTGTGTCATGATTGCGCTAACTACAACATGTTCCATAAGtttacaacatacatgtatgcatgtcAAAGAAATAGGTCTATAATTCTCTAGATTATATTTGGAACCTTTCTTGTAGATGAGTGAAACATGTGCAGTACGCCAGTCAGTAGGGACTTCGCCAGTGTCTAATGATTtttggtatacatggtatataaggCATAGTATTGGTGAAATTTCATGTGCCAACTCCCTAAGGAGACGTGGCTTAAGTTCATCTGGCCCACTTGCCTTGGATGGATTTAAATTTAGAAGTAGTTTTGAGATACCTTGGGCGGTTATATTTATGTCGGGCATGATAGGGTAAGCTGTTTTCTGTTGCATGTATTGATTGTTTTCAAATTCAGTAGCAGTGATTTTGTTTGGTTCTGAGAAAACTGATTGAAACTGCCTGTTGAGTGCATCAGATTTTTGTTTGGTGTCAGTTATAAGTTTCCCATTCTGCTTAAGTGATGTTATTCCACTGTAGTcagttttttttgcttttaatataagaccaaaattttttcatgttggaaaatttattttcatctggTTTTGGTGTTACAATATTTTCTATGTATTGCCAGAATGATTGTCTGAGTTGTTTTTGTACTTGATGTTTAATTTGCTTATATTTGTTTCTCATGTTGTCATTTCAagactttttcatcttttcataGTCTGTCTctctttttcattaattttcttgtttcaaaAGTAACCCATGGGGTATTATTTTTTGTAGTAAGCTTTTTGTGTGGAATATGCTTACTGACTAGTTCATTAAGTTTTGTTTTGAATTCTAgccacagttcatcagcagtatGTGTATTAACCTTTTCCTGTATAGTATATCATGGTATATTGTAAGTTAATTACTTCTTTTTTCATTGTTTCCCAGTTTGCCTTGTTGTAAATCTGCACATTTCTTGGTGTTTGTTTTAGCTTAGATAGTGTTAAATTTAAATTCCATAAAGACAATGTCATGATCTGAGACAGAGGACCCTCCTAGAAGTACTGAAAATTAAATCTAACTTGATCTCCATTATAAATAGGTCAATAAATAACATAAATTCATTGTCTAAATCATCttcattatttctttttgttatcACCATTTTATCATCCATACTTATATTGCTTACATGTAAGTATCTGGTATGTTTCGGTATACAAATGAATAGTAAAAATTATCTGCATCAATCAATAATTTGAAGAACAAGGAAACATTATCTTCAAGATGAAAAGTAATTTACAATATCTTACCTGTTGTATACACTTCAATAGAACTGTGTATATGGCAGAATGCCTATTATAACAGCGTCAATACTAAACACTATACGGATACAGAGTTCCTCAGTGTCAGGTTCAATGTTTTTTAGTTTTGAAATAGTGACAAACAGTTTTTACTCAAAACTAAGCTTATTATCAATATTAATTATACAGTTCTGTTATCTACTGATAGTTTACATGACGTGtcatttcatttttcataaatatttaaccattttaaattgattttgacTAACAAATGGATTTTTGCCACATACACTTTGTTGTTGTACGACCTGTTTACAGTTGACGTAAAAGTgtgaaaacaataacaataataattaactataaaaaaaaaaattatataaaacgtTGCAGGTGTTAATTGTGAATGAAATCAAAACCCTAATACACACAAATTTCTCTTTTTAAGCATTGTGTGGATTGTAACGTAAATTGGTCCTACTTTCGTTTTCTCATATCCTATTGCCAATCTATCTCCAATGTAGCAGCACCTCCAGTCTCCGCAAATCCTATGTTGATCTTGAAATTTGGTACTTGTGGAAGATGCTAAACATCATTAGTGttagttatttattttctatagattggtccacttcatcttaattgaaagtatgaaaaaaagtttaactgTGGGATTACAAGGATTTATACAAGAACAGATAAATATTGATTTGTTACAGGGCCTTATTAAAAGTGAACATGGTTTACATGGTGTTATATTGCTTTAACATCGTCAAAACTTGAATAATTATAAGGTCTGAGACGTTTTAGTCGTAAATactcaatataaatacaagttatctataaataataataataaatttaagctttatttagagtcggcaaggtatacaaacatagacaaacattagctctaatgagcttttaaccgacatgTGAGACATTTTTAACAATACTACATTTTATAATACAcatgcaataaatttcaaagcacCAAAAAATGAAGCACTAAAAGCAGAATATAAGCATAAGCTAAGTATTAAAGCTACAGAAAAGCATACAAGTGTAAACTAGGCATAAAAGCTGGCAAAATGCATagcataaaatatttgaaaaaaggggTATGATCTAGATGGTAAATTAATTTACATAATATATTAACTAAAAGTCTGCACAAACTGTGCACTTACAGTCATTTCCGTTccatgactttaaaatatttttgaacagactgaaatcagtggcggatccagaaattttcattagtgggggcccactggctgcctaagagggggccgttcccgtcacgcttcagtgattctctatataaccaaccaaaatttTTCAACAAAAGGGGGAcccgcacccccccccccccccgccccgcCCTAAATTCGCCTCTtaaaattagcattttttttaaatcatcaggTAGATCATTCCATAAAATTTCAAGAAATCGATTGGTATGCacattttttaatgataattgtggaactgtgaacACGAATCGGATTTTTAAAAACTTGAAACAGTTTGCATTGGCCGTGTTTTTTCCCTTCCAATTGTATAATTATACATAAACTTTTAAAGTACTCATGAGATCAacagtttaaacatgttaaaaggtaCCTCATTGGTTGTGTATATAGAAAAATTCTAATAATAATGCTTTCAGCTAGACATTTAAAGCCGATGCTGGGATGGATTGGAAAGCTTTTTTTTATGGGCTTACCCCATAAATTCGTTACTATCTCGATTTGGTGCTATATAAAAGCTATTCATCAATGCAGAGTCTCTAATCCATAGTCACATAGAACTACCGCCGGGCAATATTGGTTGGAAAGTTGGGGCCCCCAGTGACTGTAAATGCAAAGTCTTTAATCCTTAACCACTGAGAACTACGGAAACGAGTTGAACCCAGTGCGAATAGAATTTGGCTTTTTTTTCCATGTTTCGGATGAAATTTTCGGCCTGTAAGAAGGCTTGCAATTAATGCAGAGTAATATATAGTGGTGCACTTCTTTGTTTGCTACGGCCCTCTGTAAGTACTCAATTCATTTTCTTTTGATTCtccaaattttcataaattttaccctttttggggggttggggggggggggggcattaatTTATCGTGAAAAAATcgcagttccacaattaaactttttttcatactttcaaaaTGAATGAAGTGGACGGatctttatatttttacataaaaaaaactataggttaaaaaaaaataagaaagttttatcatattatgatgctttatcatgtcaaatttaccatgctgaCACTTGTAAATATGGGATTTTTCTctgtatttttaaaaaagaacCAAATGCATATTATATCAACTTCTTAGtattaaatgattgaaaaaatacatatctgaGAAATTTGGAAAGAAACAAGTGATATGGCATgtacatgtttctggtaaaaCCATTTCTTgtacccctcacccattttctcaaaatgttAACTAAAACAACTGACTTGattgataataaaatttgaaaaaggtTTCAACGAGGCTGACACGTCAGAAGAAAACAT encodes:
- the LOC139490544 gene encoding uncharacterized protein, which codes for MPVDRRAAIQLGLLLMAVPAQYLFTKFMSTTDSQRSYALRNLVNDASVFQEKYLSWKTWKRWCTDLLNSVSSLSESDDPSLDDPQGESPALEVLKYKDPEGHFAASTQPRSPRPPNVKYRIGQVIRHKIWGYRGVIVGWDPKCRAPADWIKQMHDKDKPEWRDMPNYSILVDTRDRLTPQLTYVPEENFEIISNMKIMHPGIDEYFEGFDGAQYLPRPWMKVVYPHD